From one Gracilibacillus salinarum genomic stretch:
- a CDS encoding carbohydrate ABC transporter permease: MIISSKIIKYLIHFILIFIGFIWIFPFIWMILGSFKSNTDFIVSGNPIPEEFNWDNYTRAWVDANFSGYFVNTVIMTVATVAIVVLLCALTGYALGRVDFPGKKVILGIVVGIMFIPKGYTIIPLYELVDQLGLTNSLFGIILAESSGAHTLFVLLFTSYFATLPKEMEEAAIMDGCGFVRTFFSVMLPLAKPIIATTVIMQFIWTWSSFLVPTVLTISKPELRTLAVGMQNFVGQHSTDWAGMAAGATISLLPVLIVFILMQRYFIEGVAGAVKQ; this comes from the coding sequence ATGATTATTTCTAGTAAGATTATAAAATACTTGATTCATTTCATTTTGATATTTATTGGTTTTATTTGGATCTTTCCGTTTATCTGGATGATTTTAGGTTCCTTTAAATCAAATACAGACTTTATCGTTTCAGGAAATCCGATCCCTGAGGAATTTAATTGGGATAACTATACAAGAGCATGGGTGGATGCCAATTTTAGCGGGTATTTTGTAAATACGGTCATTATGACGGTAGCTACTGTTGCGATTGTAGTACTACTATGTGCACTAACAGGATATGCACTTGGAAGAGTGGATTTCCCAGGTAAAAAAGTTATTTTGGGTATCGTTGTTGGTATTATGTTTATTCCGAAGGGTTATACGATCATTCCTCTATATGAATTAGTCGATCAGTTAGGGTTAACAAATTCATTATTTGGAATTATTTTAGCGGAGTCCTCAGGGGCACATACCTTATTTGTGCTTTTATTTACATCCTATTTCGCTACGCTTCCGAAAGAAATGGAAGAAGCAGCAATTATGGATGGTTGTGGCTTTGTTAGAACGTTTTTTAGTGTTATGCTACCATTAGCGAAACCAATTATTGCGACAACTGTCATTATGCAATTTATCTGGACCTGGAGTTCGTTCTTAGTACCAACCGTGTTAACGATATCAAAACCGGAACTAAGAACTTTAGCCGTAGGTATGCAGAACTTCGTCGGTCAGCACTCAACGGATTGGGCAGGGATGGCTGCAGGCGCAACTATTTCTTTATTACCAGTATTGATTGTATTTATTTTAATGCAACGATACTTTATCGAAGGAGTTGCGGGAGCCGTCAAGCAATAG
- a CDS encoding beta-galactosidase — MINDKLPKIWYGGDYNPEQWDEATAEEDIRMFKLAGIDVATVNVFSWALIQPDETTYDFAGLDKIINRLYDNGVYVCLATSTGAHPAWMAKRYPDVRRVDFEGRKRQFGGRHNSCPNSPTYRKYAERIADKLAERYKDHPAVLIWHVSNEYGGYCYCENCQKEFRVWLKERYGNLEAVNEAWNTRFWGHTFYDWDEIVAPSGLSEEWQGGQNTNFQGISLDYRRFQSDSLLDVYKLERDALKKHTPSLPVTTNLMGLYPELDYFKWGKEMDVVSWDNYPSFDTPVSLTAMTHDLMRGLKSGQPFMLMEQTPSQQNWQPYNALKRPNVMRQWSYQAVAHGADTILFFQLRRSRGATEKFHGAVIEHVGHEHTRVFRESAQLGKELIQLEDQLLDSRVPARVGIVFDWENRWAIDLSSGPSVALNYVKEVHKYYDAFYQRNIPVDMISVEEDLEKYDIVIAPVLYMVKEGHADRIKQFTKNGGTFVTTFFSGIVNENDLVTLGGYPGELRDLVGIWAEEIDALDPSHFNEIVINDSFGALSGEYKCNILFDLIHAEGAEVLATYGSDFYQGMPVLTKNKYGAGAAYYIASSPEQAFVQDFVDTITAEKGITGVMTSASGVEVAIREKDEHPLVFVMNHTNEAATFDTGDMEWTDILTGENYQGVTEIKAKDTLLLKK; from the coding sequence ATGATTAATGATAAACTTCCGAAAATATGGTATGGCGGTGATTATAACCCGGAACAATGGGATGAAGCCACTGCTGAAGAGGACATTAGAATGTTTAAATTGGCTGGAATTGATGTAGCTACCGTAAATGTATTTTCCTGGGCATTGATTCAACCAGATGAGACGACCTATGATTTTGCTGGATTAGACAAAATAATAAATCGCTTATATGACAATGGTGTCTATGTTTGTCTGGCAACGAGCACCGGAGCTCATCCGGCATGGATGGCAAAGCGTTATCCGGATGTCCGCAGAGTTGATTTCGAAGGCAGAAAGCGTCAGTTTGGCGGTAGACACAATTCCTGCCCGAACAGTCCAACGTACAGAAAGTATGCTGAGCGAATTGCTGACAAATTAGCCGAACGATATAAGGATCATCCTGCAGTATTAATATGGCATGTTTCGAATGAATATGGCGGGTATTGTTATTGCGAAAATTGCCAAAAGGAATTTCGTGTCTGGCTAAAAGAGCGTTACGGGAATTTGGAAGCGGTTAATGAAGCTTGGAATACCCGTTTTTGGGGACATACCTTTTACGATTGGGACGAAATTGTGGCGCCAAGCGGTTTAAGTGAAGAATGGCAAGGTGGCCAGAATACTAATTTCCAAGGCATTTCCTTAGACTATCGAAGATTCCAGTCTGATAGTTTGCTAGATGTATATAAACTGGAACGGGATGCATTGAAAAAACATACACCGTCGCTGCCAGTAACAACAAACCTGATGGGACTATACCCAGAGCTCGATTATTTTAAATGGGGAAAAGAAATGGATGTCGTCTCGTGGGACAACTATCCATCCTTTGATACACCAGTGAGTTTGACTGCTATGACCCACGATTTAATGCGAGGTCTCAAAAGCGGACAGCCTTTTATGTTAATGGAGCAAACACCAAGCCAGCAAAATTGGCAGCCATATAATGCATTGAAGCGTCCGAATGTGATGCGACAATGGAGCTACCAGGCCGTCGCACACGGTGCAGATACGATTTTGTTCTTCCAGTTACGCCGTTCAAGAGGTGCTACAGAAAAATTCCATGGAGCGGTTATTGAACATGTTGGTCATGAACATACCCGTGTTTTCCGTGAGTCAGCTCAGTTAGGTAAAGAATTGATTCAGCTAGAAGATCAACTGCTGGATAGTCGTGTGCCAGCTCGAGTAGGTATAGTCTTTGACTGGGAGAACCGTTGGGCGATCGACTTGTCCAGTGGTCCGTCTGTAGCATTGAATTATGTCAAAGAAGTGCATAAATATTATGATGCCTTCTATCAGCGTAATATTCCTGTAGATATGATTAGTGTAGAAGAGGATTTAGAAAAATATGATATTGTCATTGCACCAGTTCTTTATATGGTCAAAGAAGGACATGCTGACCGGATCAAACAATTTACGAAAAATGGCGGTACATTTGTTACTACTTTCTTCAGTGGAATCGTAAATGAAAACGATCTCGTTACGCTTGGCGGTTACCCTGGTGAGCTTAGAGATTTAGTTGGTATCTGGGCAGAGGAAATTGATGCACTTGATCCATCTCATTTTAATGAAATAGTGATCAATGATTCATTTGGTGCTTTATCTGGTGAATACAAATGCAACATCCTGTTTGATTTGATCCATGCGGAAGGAGCAGAAGTGCTTGCTACATACGGCTCTGACTTTTATCAAGGTATGCCAGTCTTAACCAAGAATAAATATGGTGCAGGAGCTGCTTATTACATTGCGTCAAGTCCAGAACAGGCTTTTGTCCAAGACTTTGTCGATACCATAACAGCTGAAAAAGGAATCACTGGTGTGATGACATCAGCTTCAGGAGTAGAAGTAGCGATTCGTGAGAAGGACGAACATCCACTGGTATTTGTCATGAATCATACGAATGAAGCGGCAACATTTGATACAGGGGATATGGAGTGGACAGATATCCTAACTGGTGAAAATTATCAAGGCGTTACGGAAATAAAAGCAAAAGATACACTACTTTTGAAAAAATAG
- the yicI gene encoding alpha-xylosidase codes for MKFTDGNWLVREGYQIHFPKIVHEVEEADGSVTLYAPCKYLNHRGDTLDGPLLTIKISAPMEDVVRVETWHFKGGQAQYPNFDVADQANTLNVADQEDHIQFVSGGLTLTIAKQNFALTFENSDGRLTDVDGKGLAWIDGPDQTTYMRGQLRLGVGEHLYGLGERFTPFVKNGQSVDIWNKDGGTSSEQSYKNIPFFLSSKGYGVFANHPEEVSYELGSEMVSRTQFSVEGEYLDYYFINGPSPKEVVSRYTELTGKPALPPAWSFGLWLSTSFTTDYNEETVNHFVDGMAERGIPLSVFHFDCFWMKEFEWSNFIWDRRNFPDPEGMLRRLKDKGLKICVWINPYIAQKSVLFDEGMEKGYLLKKPNGDVWQWDLWQAGMGIVDFTNPDACRWFQDKLKALLDMGVDSFKTDFGERIPTDVVYHDGSNPAKMHNYYAYLYNEVVFDLLKQEKGEEEAVVFARSATAGGQKFPVHWGGDCDSTYDAMAESLRGGLSLTTSGFGYWSHDIGGFENTATPDVFKRWTAFGLLSSHSRFHGSSSYRVPWQFDEEAVDVARHFTMLKNSLMPYLYGQAVENSQSGIPVMRSMLLEYPQDPLCETLDRQYMLGDSILVAPIFNEEGIGSFYLPKGNWTHLLTGEVIEGGTWLKEKYDYFSLPLFVRSNTIIPVGTSDSTPVYDYTEEVTFKIYQLDDRQTAERTLVNATGEIIGSVSATRSGNEINVTTTGIDQAYHVEVVGSKKVTGKPGETKIVIEE; via the coding sequence ATGAAATTTACAGATGGTAACTGGTTAGTACGTGAAGGATATCAAATTCACTTTCCTAAAATAGTTCATGAAGTGGAAGAAGCAGATGGATCTGTGACTTTGTATGCGCCGTGTAAGTATCTGAATCATCGTGGTGACACATTGGATGGTCCCTTACTTACCATTAAGATTTCTGCACCGATGGAAGATGTTGTTCGTGTGGAGACGTGGCATTTTAAAGGCGGCCAAGCACAATATCCCAACTTTGATGTGGCAGATCAGGCAAACACATTAAATGTGGCAGATCAAGAAGACCATATCCAATTTGTAAGCGGTGGATTAACGTTAACGATCGCGAAGCAGAATTTTGCTCTGACATTTGAAAATAGTGACGGACGTTTAACAGATGTTGACGGTAAAGGCTTGGCTTGGATTGACGGTCCAGATCAAACAACTTATATGCGTGGTCAATTACGTCTTGGCGTTGGGGAGCACCTGTACGGTCTCGGGGAACGCTTTACACCATTTGTGAAAAATGGGCAATCAGTCGATATCTGGAACAAAGATGGTGGAACGAGCTCCGAACAGTCGTATAAAAATATTCCTTTTTTCCTTAGCAGTAAAGGGTACGGCGTGTTTGCCAATCACCCGGAGGAAGTGAGCTATGAATTGGGTTCTGAAATGGTTTCCCGTACTCAATTCAGTGTGGAAGGTGAATACTTAGATTACTACTTTATTAATGGTCCATCACCGAAAGAGGTAGTCAGCCGCTATACAGAACTGACAGGAAAACCCGCATTACCACCAGCTTGGTCATTCGGTTTATGGCTGTCAACATCCTTTACCACCGACTATAATGAAGAAACCGTCAATCATTTCGTAGACGGCATGGCAGAACGAGGTATTCCGTTAAGTGTCTTCCACTTCGATTGCTTCTGGATGAAAGAATTCGAATGGAGTAACTTTATCTGGGATCGCCGTAACTTCCCGGACCCAGAAGGCATGCTTCGTCGCCTTAAGGACAAAGGTTTAAAGATATGTGTTTGGATCAATCCATATATTGCACAAAAATCTGTCCTGTTTGATGAAGGAATGGAAAAAGGCTATCTGCTTAAAAAACCGAATGGTGACGTATGGCAATGGGATTTATGGCAAGCAGGAATGGGAATTGTTGACTTCACGAACCCAGATGCATGCCGCTGGTTCCAGGATAAATTAAAAGCATTACTGGATATGGGCGTTGATTCGTTTAAAACAGATTTCGGTGAGCGTATCCCAACCGATGTCGTTTATCATGACGGATCAAATCCTGCCAAAATGCACAATTACTATGCCTATCTATACAACGAAGTCGTCTTTGATTTGTTAAAGCAAGAAAAAGGAGAAGAAGAAGCGGTTGTATTTGCGCGTTCGGCAACAGCTGGCGGTCAGAAATTCCCGGTTCACTGGGGTGGCGATTGTGACTCTACTTATGATGCCATGGCGGAAAGTCTACGCGGGGGCTTATCGTTAACCACTTCTGGCTTTGGTTATTGGAGTCACGATATCGGTGGATTTGAAAATACAGCAACACCGGATGTTTTCAAGCGCTGGACAGCATTTGGTCTGCTTTCCAGTCACAGTCGCTTCCACGGAAGTTCGTCCTATCGTGTTCCATGGCAATTTGATGAAGAAGCAGTCGATGTAGCTCGTCATTTTACGATGTTGAAAAATAGTCTTATGCCATATTTATATGGCCAGGCAGTGGAGAATAGTCAATCCGGGATTCCGGTTATGCGTTCGATGCTGTTAGAATATCCGCAAGATCCATTATGCGAAACACTAGATCGACAGTATATGCTCGGTGATTCGATTTTAGTTGCACCTATTTTTAACGAAGAAGGAATTGGCTCTTTCTATTTACCAAAAGGTAATTGGACCCACTTGTTAACAGGTGAAGTCATCGAGGGAGGCACGTGGCTGAAAGAGAAGTATGATTACTTCAGCCTGCCATTGTTCGTTCGATCGAATACGATTATTCCAGTTGGGACAAGTGATTCGACACCTGTGTATGATTATACAGAAGAGGTTACATTCAAGATTTATCAATTAGATGATCGTCAAACAGCAGAACGTACATTAGTAAACGCAACAGGCGAAATAATCGGATCTGTATCGGCGACTCGTAGTGGAAATGAAATAAACGTAACGACAACTGGTATTGATCAAGCCTATCATGTCGAAGTAGTTGGTAGTAAAAAAGTTACAGGAAAACCTGGAGAAACAAAAATTGTAATCGAAGAATAG
- a CDS encoding Gfo/Idh/MocA family protein: MANIWLDDAQARANAEIVALVDLDRKAAEQKVKERNLEVPVYTDLSLAIQETKATLVFDVTIPAAHKQVVSTALQSGCHVFGEKPMAESLTDADAIIQLTEATGKQYSVMQNRRYLKEIRTLQHLIDQQQLGDIHTLNVDFYLAPHFGGFREQMDHPLLVDMAIHTFDQARFLSQSNAVSVYCHAYNPTESWYEGKAAAVCIFEMENGAVFTYRGSWAAEGLRTSWNGDWRVIGTRGTATWDGFEQLEMETVQDANASSFFRDVQRQQVSNTWNGREQHHGCLDEMFTALESNRKAETDCHDNIHSLRMVFAAIESAKTNKKVYL, encoded by the coding sequence ATGGCAAATATCTGGCTGGATGATGCACAAGCAAGAGCAAATGCAGAAATTGTAGCTCTTGTTGATCTAGATCGAAAAGCAGCTGAACAAAAAGTTAAAGAACGTAACTTAGAGGTGCCGGTCTATACGGACCTGTCGTTAGCAATTCAAGAGACGAAAGCGACATTAGTATTTGATGTTACCATTCCGGCAGCTCATAAACAAGTGGTTTCGACGGCGCTTCAGTCCGGCTGTCATGTATTCGGCGAGAAGCCAATGGCAGAGTCATTAACAGATGCCGATGCGATCATACAATTGACTGAAGCGACTGGCAAACAATACAGTGTGATGCAAAATCGTCGTTACTTAAAAGAAATTCGAACATTACAACATTTGATTGACCAGCAACAGCTTGGTGACATTCATACATTAAATGTCGATTTTTATTTAGCACCTCACTTCGGTGGTTTTCGTGAACAGATGGATCATCCGTTGTTAGTTGATATGGCGATACATACGTTTGATCAGGCACGATTCCTATCGCAAAGCAATGCTGTATCTGTCTATTGTCATGCCTATAATCCAACGGAATCATGGTATGAAGGCAAGGCTGCCGCTGTCTGTATTTTTGAGATGGAGAATGGAGCTGTTTTTACCTATCGAGGGTCCTGGGCTGCCGAGGGCTTACGTACATCCTGGAATGGTGATTGGCGGGTGATTGGTACAAGAGGAACAGCTACATGGGACGGTTTTGAACAGCTGGAAATGGAAACGGTCCAAGATGCCAATGCCTCCTCTTTTTTTCGGGACGTTCAACGTCAACAAGTCAGCAATACTTGGAATGGAAGGGAGCAGCATCATGGCTGCTTAGATGAGATGTTTACCGCACTGGAATCGAATAGGAAAGCAGAAACAGACTGTCATGATAATATACACAGTTTACGCATGGTATTTGCTGCAATTGAAAGTGCGAAGACAAATAAAAAAGTATATCTGTAA
- a CDS encoding SGNH/GDSL hydrolase family protein — MKLKKDQKLLFIGDSVTDCDRAKPHGEGLFQALGSGYVSLVDSFLQSTYPELGIRTVNKGLSGNTVRDLKARWQEDVLDQNPDWLSVMIGINDVWRQFDSPFIKYQHVYIDEYRETLDELISTTKQSTGQIVLMTPYYIEPNATDEMRATMDRYGEVVKQTAEKHQTYFIDTQAAFNHVLEHLYPATLAWDRVHPNANGHTVLAKAFLNAIEFDWNKK, encoded by the coding sequence ATGAAACTGAAAAAAGATCAAAAATTGCTATTTATCGGAGATTCCGTAACGGATTGTGACCGGGCAAAGCCTCATGGTGAGGGACTTTTTCAAGCATTAGGTTCTGGCTATGTATCACTGGTAGATTCTTTCTTGCAATCAACGTATCCGGAGTTAGGTATTCGTACGGTTAATAAAGGACTGTCAGGTAACACGGTAAGAGATTTAAAAGCACGCTGGCAAGAGGATGTACTTGATCAAAATCCAGATTGGTTATCGGTCATGATTGGAATAAACGATGTATGGCGCCAGTTCGACTCACCATTTATCAAGTACCAGCACGTTTATATTGATGAATACCGTGAAACATTAGATGAATTAATCTCGACAACAAAGCAGTCTACAGGACAGATTGTATTGATGACACCTTACTACATTGAACCAAATGCTACTGATGAGATGCGAGCAACCATGGATCGGTATGGAGAAGTGGTGAAGCAGACAGCGGAAAAGCACCAGACATATTTTATCGATACCCAAGCAGCGTTCAATCATGTATTGGAACATTTATATCCGGCTACGCTCGCATGGGACCGCGTCCATCCAAATGCTAATGGACATACGGTGCTAGCGAAGGCTTTTCTTAATGCGATCGAATTTGATTGGAACAAAAAGTAA
- a CDS encoding alpha/beta hydrolase: MYSNHFIETNDGIQLFYQKWVPERVNAVLILVHGAGEHSGKYQAIFEQCLAQDIAVVAPDLRGFGQSEGARGHINTFHDYVEDLHAVVELITSQFEARPVFLFGHSLGGLIVIRYSQLYGYQTNGVILSSPALALRVPIPFIGRKILKIFASVTPSLALNPMKWQRIIEKSKKLKPYLPKEKSLRIDPLMNTEYTPRWLSELVHNGLHAISDAGLIRFPVLCIYDQHDPIVHPNVIQHFFNSITIKDKQFVRFHEGIHHPFIVHTQEVAVKNAMEWIHHRY, encoded by the coding sequence ATGTATTCGAATCATTTTATCGAAACAAATGACGGTATACAATTATTTTATCAGAAATGGGTTCCTGAACGAGTAAATGCAGTACTTATATTAGTTCATGGAGCAGGAGAGCACTCTGGAAAATACCAGGCGATATTTGAACAATGTCTTGCTCAGGATATCGCTGTGGTCGCTCCTGATTTGCGAGGTTTCGGTCAATCAGAAGGAGCGAGGGGGCACATCAATACATTTCATGACTATGTTGAGGATTTGCATGCCGTAGTAGAATTGATCACTTCTCAGTTTGAAGCACGTCCTGTGTTTTTGTTCGGGCACAGCCTTGGCGGTCTAATTGTCATTCGTTACAGCCAGTTATATGGTTATCAAACTAATGGTGTCATTTTATCCTCTCCTGCCCTGGCATTACGAGTACCGATTCCCTTTATCGGCAGAAAAATTTTGAAAATATTCGCAAGTGTTACGCCATCATTGGCATTGAATCCGATGAAGTGGCAAAGAATTATTGAAAAAAGTAAAAAACTAAAGCCTTATCTGCCAAAAGAAAAAAGTTTGCGAATCGACCCGCTGATGAATACCGAATATACACCGAGATGGCTATCCGAGCTGGTACACAATGGCCTGCACGCGATCAGTGATGCTGGGTTGATCCGTTTTCCGGTATTATGTATTTATGATCAGCATGATCCGATTGTCCATCCCAATGTTATTCAGCATTTTTTTAATTCTATTACGATAAAAGATAAGCAATTTGTTCGTTTTCACGAAGGAATCCATCACCCGTTTATTGTGCACACCCAGGAAGTCGCGGTAAAAAATGCGATGGAGTGGATTCATCATCGGTATTAA
- a CDS encoding Na+/H+ antiporter NhaC family protein produces the protein MEGSWIALIPFCIVIITAIKTKQVFPGLTLGLIVGCYIINPSLVGGMEQAAQYIVESLTDINNLKIIIFLYMFSGLVGIMKASGGIKGFVSVASAKIHSRKQALLLTWASTLGTFSAPSFRIVTVAPIMKALLQKINMTRKELAFMIETSTQPVIVLIPIATAFVGYMVSVIEMGLQNQGIEADAYSLYIQSIPFNFFAISMIIIGTLFVWFRHPKKVDSEARNPEQIKETSHAEDEALPSKPWNLIIPVSLVIVLTLILTWLDGVKKGYSSFQAFIEADVLQAMVVALFFTLLITICMLIAQKQKLKKIIHEFIEAGNNLMSVILLLSVVWALSSVTEELGFSTFVTNNIDWVPQMLIPPVMFLIGSFVSYFIGSSWGTWGILMPLGISLAQAADASLPLVIGAVFASGSFGSIASPLSDNNNTIAGLLNINAMEYARYKLLPALIALGISTILYSIMTFIL, from the coding sequence TTGGAAGGTAGCTGGATCGCCCTTATTCCATTTTGTATTGTTATTATCACGGCTATTAAAACCAAGCAGGTATTTCCAGGTTTAACGCTAGGTTTAATTGTTGGTTGTTATATTATCAATCCATCCTTAGTCGGCGGGATGGAACAAGCTGCACAATACATTGTCGAAAGTCTGACCGATATCAATAATTTGAAGATTATTATCTTTTTATATATGTTCTCCGGACTTGTCGGGATTATGAAAGCATCAGGCGGAATTAAAGGGTTTGTGTCCGTAGCCTCCGCCAAAATTCATTCCAGAAAACAGGCGCTGCTGTTAACCTGGGCTTCCACACTTGGCACATTTAGTGCACCTAGTTTCCGTATCGTAACCGTGGCACCGATTATGAAAGCTTTATTACAAAAAATTAACATGACGCGAAAAGAACTAGCGTTTATGATTGAAACAAGCACACAACCCGTTATCGTGTTAATACCGATCGCTACCGCTTTTGTCGGGTATATGGTATCCGTTATTGAAATGGGATTGCAAAATCAGGGGATTGAAGCAGACGCCTATTCTTTATACATTCAGAGTATCCCTTTTAATTTCTTCGCGATATCGATGATCATTATTGGTACTCTGTTCGTCTGGTTCCGCCACCCGAAGAAAGTGGACAGCGAAGCGCGCAACCCGGAACAGATTAAAGAGACCAGTCATGCAGAAGACGAAGCGCTGCCGAGTAAGCCATGGAACCTGATTATTCCGGTTTCCTTAGTCATTGTTCTTACCCTAATATTAACATGGCTGGATGGCGTGAAAAAAGGCTATTCATCCTTCCAGGCATTTATTGAAGCAGATGTCCTGCAGGCGATGGTCGTTGCCCTTTTCTTCACCTTACTGATTACCATCTGTATGCTGATCGCGCAAAAACAGAAACTAAAAAAAATCATCCACGAATTTATTGAGGCTGGCAATAACTTAATGTCGGTAATTTTACTATTATCTGTCGTCTGGGCATTATCTTCTGTCACGGAGGAATTAGGCTTTTCGACATTCGTCACTAACAACATCGACTGGGTACCGCAAATGCTGATTCCACCAGTGATGTTTCTAATCGGTTCGTTTGTTTCGTATTTTATCGGGTCGTCTTGGGGAACATGGGGGATCCTGATGCCACTTGGCATATCACTTGCACAAGCTGCTGATGCTTCTTTACCATTGGTGATAGGAGCTGTGTTTGCCAGTGGATCATTTGGTTCGATTGCTTCACCATTAAGTGACAACAATAATACAATAGCTGGCTTGCTGAATATTAATGCAATGGAATATGCTCGCTATAAGTTACTTCCAGCACTGATTGCTCTTGGCATCTCAACTATTTTATACAGTATCATGACATTTATCTTATAA
- a CDS encoding RluA family pseudouridine synthase translates to MTKQFNVESKTELLPFLIENMENKSRNAVKSILKRGQVYVDDQSITQHNYVLEPGVTVAIQSNSVHKATSFDNMKLLYEDESIIVIDKATGLLSIATEKEKQMTAYKQLTQYVKTKNKQNRIFIVHRLDRDTSGVMVFAKSEKVKQQLQNNWKSVVEERTYVALVEGVVQSSKDTITSWLKESNTFKMYSSQRPGDGKEAITTYQILKKGTEKSLVSIQLQTGRKNQIRVHMSDIGHPIVGDKKYGAKMNTIGRLGLHAQVLQLIHPTTKKKLRFESPIPKEFKV, encoded by the coding sequence ATGACGAAACAATTTAACGTAGAATCAAAAACAGAACTTTTACCTTTTTTAATAGAGAATATGGAGAATAAAAGCAGAAATGCGGTAAAATCGATCTTAAAAAGAGGACAGGTATATGTGGATGATCAAAGCATTACCCAGCACAATTACGTGTTAGAACCAGGTGTAACGGTGGCGATTCAATCCAATTCTGTCCATAAAGCAACGTCCTTTGACAACATGAAGCTGCTTTATGAGGATGAGTCGATAATCGTCATCGATAAAGCGACCGGCTTGTTATCGATAGCTACCGAAAAAGAAAAGCAAATGACTGCTTATAAGCAATTAACACAATATGTGAAAACAAAAAACAAACAAAATCGTATATTTATTGTCCATCGATTAGACCGCGATACATCTGGTGTGATGGTCTTTGCCAAGTCGGAGAAAGTTAAACAGCAGCTGCAAAATAATTGGAAATCTGTCGTGGAAGAGCGTACGTATGTAGCGCTTGTGGAGGGCGTTGTCCAGTCATCAAAAGACACCATTACGTCATGGTTAAAAGAATCAAACACCTTTAAGATGTACTCCAGTCAGCGTCCGGGTGATGGAAAAGAAGCCATCACCACTTATCAAATCTTAAAAAAAGGAACCGAAAAATCATTAGTTTCCATTCAATTGCAAACTGGCAGAAAAAATCAAATTCGGGTTCATATGTCAGACATCGGTCATCCGATTGTAGGAGATAAGAAATACGGAGCAAAAATGAACACGATTGGCAGATTAGGATTGCATGCGCAGGTGTTACAGCTGATCCATCCAACTACGAAAAAAAAGCTGCGATTTGAGTCACCAATTCCGAAAGAATTTAAGGTGTAA